A region from the Mustela erminea isolate mMusErm1 chromosome 2, mMusErm1.Pri, whole genome shotgun sequence genome encodes:
- the LOC116582141 gene encoding nucleophosmin-like: MEEDLRLISDFDDEEAEEKAPVKKSVRDTPAKNAQKSNQNGKDSKPSTPRTKGQESFKKQEKTPKTPKGPSSVEDIKAKMQASIEKGGSLPKVEAKFINYVKNCFRMTDQEAIQDLWQWRKSL; encoded by the coding sequence tgattttgatgatgaggaagctgaagaaaaGGCTCCAGTAAAGAAATCTGTACGAGATACTCCAGccaaaaatgcacagaaatcaaacCAGAATGGAAAAGACTCAAAACCATCAACACCAAGAACAAAAGGTCAagaatctttcaaaaaacaggaaaagactcCCAAGACACCGAAAGGACCTAGTTCTGTAGAAGACATTAAAGCAAAAATGCAAGCAAGTATAGAAAAAGGTGGTTCTCTTCCCAAAGTGGAAGCCAAGTTCATCAATTATGTGAAGAATTGCTTCCGGATGACTGACCAAGAGGCTATTCAAGATCTCTGGCAGTGGAGGAAGtctctttaa